From one Pararge aegeria chromosome 21, ilParAegt1.1, whole genome shotgun sequence genomic stretch:
- the LOC120632996 gene encoding uncharacterized protein LOC120632996 encodes MEMEELPKKRKYIPESQLETQCDTDYEFVEQAYLEQNSQTYDDWEPGQENEDEINSAAEGTKKPTKDCATYTEISTKDISTFTENIMVEDKEQFTSTTVVDIHACKYFGKFVSNELLRFSINERYIIMQKIIETLKK; translated from the exons ATGGAAATGGAAG aattaccaaaaaaaagaaaatatatcccAGAATCACAACTGGAAACGCAATGTGACACTGACTACGAGTTTGTCGAACAGGCTTATTTAGAACAAAATTCCCAGACTTATGATGACTGGGAACCTGGTCAAGAAAATGAAGATGAAATAAATTCTGCGGCGGAAGGTACAAAAAAACCTACGAAAGATTGTGCAACGTACACAGAAATATCCACCAAAGATATTTCAACGTTTACTGAAAATATAATGGTAGAAGATAAAGAACAATTTACGAGTACAACCGTCGTGGATATTCACGCCTGTAAATATTTTGGGAAATTCGTATCTAACGAGTTACTACGTTTTAGTATTAATGAGAGAtatattataatgcaaaaaattatagaaacgctaaaaaaataa
- the LOC120632995 gene encoding piggyBac transposable element-derived protein 4-like — translation MATPPSPEPGPSNWDLISMELSGMMSPSHINLSDMPCIDAIISDAELYGILAQDVDNFLEDLVNENTEDEEAVCAEDQLEQDVENTTDCPPRAPRAPTTDWFNGNPSNMAEIPFTGTPGLLPPHNMSGKTPIDFFFLFFNSRIIDLILNCTNKCGNELKIAARTAQARFTKWKEISLEEFTVFIGIILFMGTVKVNRMAEYWSRHYLMRLSPHSFMARDRFYLILRALNVQDEMRPESIFKVKSLIDMFNETMSTTYYPSNNVAIDESLILWKGRLSFRQYLKGKVHRYGIKLYMLADMNGLVIKIHLYAGSGDQLVGGKNHVKKVVMLLIEKYLNKGHSLYIDNYYSSVGLAEELLDKNTYVTGTLRAKRAGNPTLINIKLNTGESCIVHNSKKIVVTKWQDKREVLLLSSQHKSIYKGTNSRRIRTIKYKPDVLIQYNKYMRAIDRHDQLLSYYSCKHKTLRWYKKVIIHLIQICLVNSFLLYREISKSNIELYDFRKSVLENLLKPPTVPQRSLVERKIHLPSTFTKSGGRTMRKRCRVCYSKTKKRNLVMYGCSDCPEFPGLCLTPCFREYHKY, via the coding sequence ATGGCTACTCCTCCATCCCCTGAACCTGGCCCGTCAAATTGGGATCTCATATCTATGGAGTTATCCGGAATGATGTCTCCCAGCCATATAAACTTATCAGACATGCCATGCATTGATGCTATTATAAGTGATGCAGAATTGTATGGGATTTTGGCACAGGATGTGGATAACTTTCTGGAAGATTTGGTAAATGAAAACACAGAAGATGAAGAAGCCGTTTGTGCTGAAGATCAGTTAGAACAGGACGTTGAAAATACAACTGATTGTCCCCCTAGAGCCCCTAGAGCCCCTACTACCGATTGGTTCAATGGAAACCCCTCGAATATGGCCGAGATTCCTTTTACGGGCACACCTGGTTTATTACCGCCTCATAACATGAGTGGAAAAACACCgatagattttttctttttatttttcaatagtcgtatcattgatttaattttaaactgtacAAACAAGTGCGGCAATGAATTGAAGATTGCAGCACGCACCGCACAAGCTCGTTTTACAAAATGGAAGGAGATAAGTCTTGAGGAGTTCACGGTATTTAttggcataattttatttatgggtACCGTGAAAGTTAATAGAATGGCCGAATATTGGTCTCGACATTATTTAATGCGCCTAAGCCCACATTCATTTATGGCTAGGGacaggttttatttaatattaagagcATTAAATGTCCAAGATGAAATGAGGCcggaaagtatttttaaagtaaagtcGTTAATAGATATGTTCAACGAAACAATGTCCACAACTTATTACCCATCCAATAATGTTGCAATAGATGAATCCTTGATTTTGTGGAAAGGACGTCTTTCTTTCCGCCAGTATTTAAAAGGGAAAGTCCATCGTTatggaattaaattatatatgttagcTGACATGAATGGCctagtaataaaaattcatttatatgctGGTTCTGGGGATCAATTGGTAGGTGGAAAAAATCATGTAAAAAAAGTAGTAATGttgttaatagaaaaatatttaaataaaggccATTCActttatattgataattattatagcaGCGTTGGTTTAGCAGAGGAGCTTTTAGATAAAAACACGTACGTAACAGGTACACTACGAGCAAAGCGCGCTGGTAATCccactttaattaatataaaattaaacaccgGTGAATCTTGTATTGTTCACAAttccaaaaaaattgttgttaccAAATGGCAGGATAAACGCGAAGTGCTGCTTTTGAGCTCGCAGCATAAAAGCATTTACAAAGGGACTAATAGTCGCCGAATACGCACTATAAAGTATAAGCCTGATGTACTAATTCAGTACAATAAATACATGAGAGCAATTGATAGGCACGACCagcttttaagttattattccTGCAAACACAAAACCTTACGTtggtataaaaaagttataatccaTTTAATCCAAATATGTTTGGTGAATAGCTTTCTTTTATATCGAGAAATAAGCAAATCGAATATAGAATTATATGATTTTAGAAAAAGtgtattagaaaatttattaaagccACCAACCGTGCCACAACGATCCCTTGttgaaagaaaaatacatttaccTAGTACTTTTACTAAGAGTGGTGGAAGGACAATGAGAAAGCGATGCAGAGTATGCTatagcaaaactaaaaaaagaaacttggtTATGTATGGTTGTTCTGATTGCCCAGAATTCCCAGGGTTATGTCTCACCCCATGCTTCCgagaatatcataaatattaa